A single window of Lagopus muta isolate bLagMut1 chromosome 23, bLagMut1 primary, whole genome shotgun sequence DNA harbors:
- the SMAP2 gene encoding stromal membrane-associated protein 2 — protein MTGKSVRDVERYQAVLGGLLSEEENKYCADCQAKGPRWASWNIGIFICIRCAGIHRNLGVHISRVKSVNLDQWTQEQIQCMQEMGNGKANRLYEAFLPENFRRPQTDQAVEGFIRDKYEKKKYMDRSIDINAFRKEKDDKWKKSNEPVSERKLEPIIFEKVKMPQKKEETQQSRKSSPKSTEPIIDLLGLDAPVPSALTNGRPCSLEKDLDLFASVGLNSDSRKVSGSMPTSGSAGSVPENLNLFPEPGGKGEEAGKKQLSKDSILSLYGSQTPQLPAQGAMFMAPAQMAYPAAAYTGFPGVPPSSSVMGGMMAPSVGVMAQPGAAGMVTPMAIPAGYVGNVQAAVIGVPNGMMAAQQAGYVAGMAAVPQPVYGVQPAQQLQWNIAQMTQQMAGMNFYGANGVMGYGQSMGGGGAQGSNQSLSTQLWK, from the exons ATGACGGGGAAATCGGTGCGCGATGTGGAGCGGTACCAGGCGGTGCTGGGCGGCCTGCTGAGCGAGGAGGAGAACAAGTACTGCGCCGACTGCCAGGCCAAAG GGCCACGATGGGCATCCTGGAACATCGGCATCTTCATCTGCATTCGTTGTGCTGGCATCCACAGGAACCTGGGCGTCCACATATCCAGGGTGAAGTCTGTCAACCTCGACCAGTGGACGCAGGAACAAATCCAG TGCATGCAGGAGATGGGGAACGGCAAAGCAAATCGTCTTTACGAAGCCTTCCTGCCCGAGAACTTCAGGCGACCTCAGACGGATCA AGCTGTGGAAGGCTTCATTCGTGATAAGTAcgagaagaagaaatacatggACCGGAGCATCGACATCAACGCGTTCAGG aaagaaaaggatgacAAATGGAAGAAGAGTAACGAGCCAGTATCAGAAAGAAAGCTGGAACCTATCATCTTTGAGAAGGTGAAGATG cctcagaagaaagaagaaacacagcaatCTAGGAAAAGTTCTCCCAAATCCACTGAGCCCATCATAGACTTGCTAGGACTTG ATGCTCCTGTGCCGAGCGCCCTCACCAACGGCCGgccctgcagcctggagaaggacctggatcTCTTTGCATCAGTGGGATTGAACTCTGACTCCAGGAAG GTCTCCGGCTCTATGCCTACATCTGGAAGTGCCGGTTCTGTTCCTGAAAACCTGAATCTCTTCCCCGAGCCAGGAGGCAAAGGGGAGGAAGCGGGCAAGAAGCAGCTCTCTAAGGACTCCATCCTCTCCCTGTACGGCTCTCAGACACCTCAGCTGCCTGCGCAAG GAGCGATGTTCATGGCCCCGGCTCAGATGGCGTATCCTGCAGCGGCGTACACAGGCTTCCCGGGAGTCCCCCCCTCCAGCAGCGTGATGGGAGGCATGATGGCCCCGTCGGTGGGTGTGATGGCCCAGCCTGGGGCTGCGGGGATGGTGACCCCCATGGCCATCCCTGCTGGATACGTGGGCAACGTGCAGGCAGCTGTCATCGGTGTCCCCAATGGGATGATGGCTGCGCAGCAGGCCGGTTACGTAGCTGGCATGGCAGCGGTCCCCCAGCCTGTCTACGGcgtgcagccagcacagcagctccagtgGAACATCGCTCAG ATGACCCAGCAGATGGCTGGGATGAACTTCTATGGAGCCAACGGTGTGATGGGATACGGACAGTCCATGGGCGGAGGAGGTGCCCAGGGCAGCAATCAGTCCCTCAGCACTCAGCTGTGGAAATGA
- the LOC125703995 gene encoding collagen alpha-2(IX) chain codes for MAHRGPALCLLLLHAACLCLAQLRGPPGEPGPRGPPGPPGVPGADGIDGDKGSPGAPGSPGAKGEPGAPGPDGPPGKPGLDGLTGAKGEPGPTGGAGVKGQPGLPGPPGLPGPSLPGPPGLPGQVGLPGEIGVPGPKGDPGPDGPRGPPGPPGKPGPPGHIQGVEGSADFLCPTNCPPGPKGPQGLQGLKGHRGRPGALGEPGQQGKQGPKGDVGVSGEQGVPGPPGPQGQRGYPGMAGPKGETGPTGYKGMVGTIGAAGRPGREGPKGPPGEPGEKGELGGRGIRGPQGDIGPKGENGLPGIDGKDGTPGIPGVKGSAGQPGRPGPPGHRGQAGLPGQPGSKGGPGDKGEVGARGQQGITGAPGLMGEPGPRGEQGPQGVPGLKGDRGERGPVGAPGEQGRAGPKGEQGPPGIPGPQGLPGVKGDKGSPGKTGPKGSIGDPGVHGLAGVKGEKGESGEPGPKGQQGIQGELGFPGPSGDAGSPGVRGYPGPPGPRGLLGERGVPGMPGQRGLAGRDAGDQHIIDVVLKMMQEQLAEVAVSAKRAALGGVGAMGPPGPPGPPGPPGEQGPHGPMGARGVPGLLGAAGQIGNIGPKGKRGEKGERGDTGRGHPGMPGPPGIPGLPGIPGHALDGKDGERGPPGVPGDAGRPGSPGPAGLPGFCDPAACLGASAYASARLTEPGAVKGPLY; via the exons ATGGCTCACCGCGGCCCCgcgctctgcctgctgctcctgcacgCTGCCTGCCTCTGCCTGGCCCAGCTC CGGGGGCCACCAGGAGAGCCCGGCCCACGAGGGCCCCCAGGTCCGCCAGGAGTGCCGGGAGCGGATGGCATTGAT GGTGACAAAGGCTCTCCCGGAGCCCCCGGCTCCCCG GGTGCCAAAGGGGAGCCCGGAGCCCCGGGTCCGGATGGGCCCCCAGGGAAGCCAGGCTTAGAC GGTCTTACAGGAGCCAAAGGGGAGCCAGGGCCCACGGGGGGGGCAGGAGTGAAG GGTCAACCCGGACTGCCGGGGCCACCAGGGCTCCCA GGCCCCTCGCTGCCAGGACCACCT GGGCTGCCAGGCCAGGTCGGACTGCCCGGGGAGATCGGAGTGCCAGGACCCAAG GGTGATCCTGGACCCGATGGCCCACGGGGTCCCCCAGGCCCCCCAGGAAAACCC GGCCCCCCAGGACACATCCAAGGAGTGGAGGGAAGCGCAGATTTCTTG TGCCCGACCAACTGCCCACCAGGTCCCAAGGGCCCCCAGGGACTGCAGGGACTGAAG GGACACAGAGGTCGGCCCGGAGCCTTGGGGGAGCCTGGCCAGCAGGGCAAACAG GGCCCCAAGGGTGACGTCGGTGTCTCCGGAGAGCAAGGTGTCCCAGGCCCTCCA GGGCCGCAGGGCCAGCGGGGGTATCCAGGGATGGCAGGACCCAAAGGCGAGACG GGTCCTACTGGCTACAAGGGGATGGTGGGGACCATTGGCGCGGCTGGGAGGCCG ggcagggaaggcCCTAAGGGACCTCCAGGGGAGCCAGGCGAGAAGGGAGAGCTG ggcgGCCGCGGCATCAGGGGCCCCCAGGGAGACATCGGCCCCAAAGGGGAGAAT GGTCTGCCTGGCATTGATGGCAAGGACGGCACGCCGGGCATCCCGGGTGTGAAG ggctctgcaggacAGCCTGGCCGCCCGGGGCCCCCAGGACATCGTGGACAAGCT GGTTTACCGGGCCAGCCAGGAAGTAAAGGTGGCCCAGGGGACAAG GGTGAGGTGGGAGCTCGGGGGCAGCAAGGCATCACTGGAGCCCCGGGGCTGATG GGTGAACCCGGCCCCCGGGGTGAGCAGGGACCGCAGGGCGTCCCTGGGCTGAAG GGTGACCGGGGGGAACGTGGCCCTGTTGGAGCccccggtgagcagggcagaGCG GGGCCCAAAGGTGAACAGGGCCCCCCAGGGATCCCAGGACCCCAAGGCTTGCCAGGAGTCAAAGGAGACAAG GGCTCCCCAGGGAAGACTGGCCCCAAAGGCAGCATT GGAGACCCCGGTGTCCACGGCCTCGCAGGGGTGAAGGGTGAGAAG GGTGAATCGGGTGAGCCAGGACCAAAGGGACAG CAAGGCATTCAGGGTGAGCTCGGCTTCCCTGGGCCCTCTGGGGATGCGGGCTCACCCGGTGTGAGGGGCTACCCAGGTCCCCCCGGCCCAcgggggctgctgggggagcGTGGTGTGCCAGGGATGCCGGGGCAGCGCGGCCTTGCA GGACGGGATGCCGGTGACCAGCACATCATTGACGTGGTGCTGAAGATGATGCAAG AGCAGCTGGCGGAGGTGGCCGTCAGCGCCAAGAGAGCCGCCCTGGGGGGAGTCGGTGCCATGGGCCCCCCTGGACCCCCAGGGCCTCCGGGGCCACCTGGGGAGCAAGGCCCCCACGGACCCATGGGAGCTCGAGGCGTTCCTGGCCTCCTGGGTGCCGCCGGGCAGATTGGCAACATTGGACCCAAAG GGAAGCGTGGGGAGAAGGGTGAGCGAGGAGACACCGGCCGTGGGCACCCGGGGATGCCGGGTCCTCCAGGGATCCCAG GTCTCCCCGGCATCCCTGGCCACGCGCTGGATGGCAAGGATGGGGAGCGGGGCCCACCTGGCGTCCCAGGAGATGCTGGGCGCCCTGGGTCCCCcggccctgcagggctgccgGGTTTCTGTGATCCAGCTGCCTGCCTGGGGGCTTCTGCCTACGCCTCGGCACGGCTGACGGAGCCAGGGGCCGTCAAAGGACCGCTGTACTGA